The following are encoded together in the Streptomyces sp. NBC_00341 genome:
- a CDS encoding ATP-binding protein encodes MAPGSALISRLVDLSPGTEALRYCFALPAHPESVAGARRLTRARLDEWRLDDDAHDAAILIVSELVTNAVVHTSSSRVVCELRCLDHRLRIAVQDQGHQPGGPRLCRNADDEHGRGLLLVDAMCSAWGSRDAGDGSGRIVWAELPHGSEHSC; translated from the coding sequence GTGGCACCTGGCAGTGCGCTCATCTCCCGGCTCGTCGACCTCAGTCCCGGGACGGAAGCGCTCCGGTACTGCTTCGCGCTGCCCGCGCACCCGGAGTCGGTGGCCGGTGCCCGTCGGCTCACACGGGCCCGGCTGGACGAGTGGCGGCTGGACGACGACGCCCACGACGCGGCGATCCTCATCGTGTCCGAGCTGGTGACCAACGCGGTGGTGCACACCTCCAGCTCTCGCGTCGTGTGCGAGCTGCGCTGCCTCGACCACCGGCTGCGCATAGCCGTACAGGACCAAGGACACCAGCCCGGCGGACCTCGGTTGTGCCGCAACGCCGACGACGAGCACGGACGCGGCCTGCTGCTCGTGGACGCGATGTGCAGCGCCTGGGGGTCCCGCGACGCGGGGGACGGCTCGGGCCGCATCGTCTGGGCAGAACTGCCGCACGGCTCGGAGCACTCATGCTGA
- a CDS encoding helix-turn-helix transcriptional regulator, giving the protein MSEPRSAPTVGQVVLGKRLQDLRERVGLSRDQAAKVLRVAPATIRRLETAEVALKIAYVQLLLKAYGISEEEADAFVVLAEEANKPGWWQRFHDVLPDWFSMYVSLEGAASLLRMYEPHFVPGLLQTEDYARSVMRTGAVGQTRPEDIERHVALRMERQSLLTRPDAPRLWVVMDETVLRRPVGAPETMRAQVDQLLEATSMPNVTVQIAEFSTGHHPGTYGPFVLFRFAVPELPDMVYSEYLTGAVYFDARPEVASYLEVMDRMAAQAATAQRTKEILRGFRKEL; this is encoded by the coding sequence GTGAGTGAACCGCGGTCCGCCCCGACCGTGGGTCAGGTCGTTCTCGGCAAGCGCCTGCAGGATCTGCGGGAACGTGTCGGCCTGAGCCGTGACCAGGCTGCCAAGGTGCTGCGTGTCGCGCCCGCGACGATACGCAGGCTGGAGACGGCCGAGGTCGCCCTCAAGATCGCCTATGTGCAACTCCTCCTGAAGGCCTACGGGATCTCCGAGGAGGAGGCCGACGCCTTCGTCGTCCTCGCGGAGGAGGCCAACAAGCCGGGCTGGTGGCAGCGTTTCCACGACGTGCTGCCCGACTGGTTCAGCATGTACGTCAGCCTGGAGGGCGCGGCGAGCCTGCTGCGCATGTACGAACCGCACTTCGTCCCTGGGCTGCTGCAGACCGAGGACTACGCGCGCTCGGTGATGCGCACCGGGGCCGTCGGCCAGACCCGGCCGGAGGACATCGAGCGCCATGTGGCGCTGCGGATGGAGCGCCAGTCCCTGCTCACCCGGCCGGATGCCCCGCGGCTGTGGGTCGTGATGGACGAGACGGTGCTCCGCCGCCCGGTGGGCGCCCCGGAGACCATGCGCGCCCAGGTCGACCAGCTGCTCGAAGCGACCTCGATGCCCAACGTGACCGTCCAGATCGCCGAGTTCTCCACCGGCCATCACCCGGGCACCTACGGACCCTTCGTGCTCTTCCGGTTCGCCGTCCCCGAGCTCCCCGACATGGTCTACAGCGAGTACCTGACCGGGGCCGTCTACTTCGACGCCCGCCCCGAGGTGGCCTCCTACCTGGAGGTCATGGACCGAATGGCGGCCCAGGCCGCGACTGCACAACGCACGAAGGAAATCCTCCGGGGCTTCCGCAAGGAGCTGTGA
- a CDS encoding DUF397 domain-containing protein — MTPIYNGMPAAELGSEGWYKPWSGGNGGNCVEAMKLSDGRIAMRQSADPDGPALIYTHREIAAFIQGAKAGQADFLLT; from the coding sequence ATGACACCCATATACAACGGCATGCCGGCCGCCGAACTCGGCTCCGAGGGCTGGTACAAGCCGTGGAGCGGGGGCAACGGCGGCAACTGTGTCGAGGCGATGAAGCTGTCCGACGGAAGAATCGCCATGCGCCAGTCCGCGGACCCGGACGGCCCCGCCCTGATCTACACCCACCGCGAGATCGCCGCCTTCATCCAGGGAGCCAAGGCCGGCCAGGCGGACTTCCTGCTGACGTGA
- a CDS encoding YchJ family protein, whose product MSRRTARPRRPSAGGARTAPVAEITAASPCPCGLPAEYGACCGRLHAGAAAQTCEALMRSRYAAFVVRDAAYLLRTWHPGTRPDTLDLDPGTRWERLEILGTTEGSAFHTTGTVTFRAHFKDHGRADSLYEKSRFVRHEGAWVYESAVFAD is encoded by the coding sequence ATGTCCCGACGCACCGCACGCCCCCGGCGCCCGTCCGCCGGTGGCGCCCGTACCGCTCCAGTCGCTGAGATCACCGCGGCATCGCCCTGCCCGTGCGGGCTGCCCGCCGAGTACGGCGCGTGCTGCGGGAGGCTGCACGCCGGGGCCGCCGCGCAGACCTGCGAGGCGCTGATGCGTTCGCGGTACGCGGCCTTCGTCGTCCGGGACGCCGCGTATCTGCTGCGCACCTGGCACCCCGGCACCCGGCCGGACACCCTCGACCTCGATCCGGGGACGCGCTGGGAGCGGCTGGAGATCCTGGGGACGACGGAGGGCAGCGCCTTCCACACCACGGGCACGGTCACCTTCCGGGCGCACTTCAAGGACCACGGCCGCGCCGACTCGCTGTACGAGAAGAGCCGCTTCGTCCGGCACGAGGGCGCCTGGGTCTACGAGTCGGCGGTCTTCGCGGACTGA
- a CDS encoding NAD(P)-dependent oxidoreductase: MSSVVVFGAGGRAGRAVTAEARARGHRVTAVVRDPDKYTGLATDDGVRLVQGDVTDAAGIAGLVRGHGSVVHAVSPFSGPEQGFAGLDPLFYVKAADALIGGLPEAGVGRLLVVGLFANLKAAGGHLVLDDPEAFPREIRPFAAAHTAGLDRLRTHGGAVDWLMLTPPARLEAGGIRTGGYRTGGDDVPDSPTAHLSYADLAVALVDEHERPTLHRTRVSVFN, encoded by the coding sequence ATGAGCAGCGTGGTCGTGTTCGGTGCGGGCGGTCGGGCGGGGCGGGCGGTCACCGCCGAGGCGCGGGCGCGCGGCCACCGGGTCACCGCGGTGGTGCGGGACCCGGACAAGTACACCGGGCTCGCGACGGACGACGGTGTGCGGCTGGTGCAGGGCGACGTGACGGACGCCGCCGGTATCGCCGGGCTCGTCCGGGGCCACGGCTCGGTCGTCCACGCCGTGAGCCCCTTCTCCGGACCGGAGCAGGGCTTCGCCGGACTCGACCCGCTGTTCTACGTCAAAGCGGCCGATGCGCTGATTGGGGGCCTGCCGGAAGCAGGCGTGGGACGACTGCTGGTGGTCGGCCTGTTCGCCAACCTGAAGGCGGCCGGCGGGCACCTGGTGCTCGACGACCCCGAGGCCTTCCCCAGGGAGATCAGGCCGTTCGCCGCCGCGCACACGGCGGGCCTCGACCGGTTGCGCACCCATGGCGGCGCCGTGGACTGGCTGATGCTGACGCCGCCCGCGCGGCTGGAGGCGGGCGGGATCAGGACGGGCGGCTACCGGACCGGCGGGGACGACGTGCCCGATTCGCCGACGGCACACCTTTCGTACGCGGATCTGGCCGTGGCCCTCGTCGACGAGCACGAGAGGCCGACCCTGCACCGGACGCGGGTGTCCGTGTTCAACTGA
- a CDS encoding helix-turn-helix domain-containing protein has product MDHEPLDPAMFDPVCPSSPIPVRIGDKWTAMVVLCLQDGARRFSELRVPLAAITPKVLTATLRAMERDGLVIRTAHEENPPRVEYELTPLGRSLLTLIDATRSWSRDHLPALLEARRTYEASARRAP; this is encoded by the coding sequence ATGGATCACGAGCCGCTCGACCCCGCCATGTTCGATCCCGTGTGCCCGTCGTCACCGATCCCGGTCCGGATCGGTGACAAGTGGACCGCGATGGTGGTGCTCTGCCTCCAGGACGGTGCCCGCAGGTTCAGCGAGCTCCGGGTGCCACTGGCCGCCATCACGCCGAAGGTGCTCACCGCGACTCTGCGGGCGATGGAACGCGACGGCCTGGTCATCCGCACGGCCCACGAGGAGAACCCGCCCAGGGTCGAGTACGAACTGACACCGCTCGGCCGCTCCCTGCTCACTCTGATCGACGCGACCCGGAGCTGGAGCAGGGACCACCTGCCCGCGCTCCTCGAAGCCCGCAGGACGTACGAGGCGTCAGCCCGGCGGGCGCCGTAG
- a CDS encoding MDR family MFS transporter, whose translation MTTASETAPAAQSAAAPPLLDPRRRNIVFATIVLGILLAALDQTIVGTALPTIVSDLGGAAHMSWVVTAYLLAETVATVLVGKFGDLFGRKIVFQLSAIIFITGSFLCGLATNMTLLIVWRGLQGIGAGGLMVTSMALIADVIPLRDRGKYQGAIGAVFGVSTVIGPLLGGLFTDHLTWRWAFYVNVPIAIVVVIAAARTIPSVKAAGRPVIDYLGIAMVTVGASSLILATSWGGNQYAWGSPVIIGLFALGVVALALFCLVEFRAKEPMLPMRLFANPVFTVCSILSFIVGFAMLGAMIFLPTYLQYVDGDSATLSGVRTLPMVIGLLVASIFSGNVVSKTGRYRIFPIIGSLVMAVGLFLLSRMGPDSGVWLESLYMLVLGLGIGLSMQVLTIAVQNTVDYSDLGTATSGVTFFRTLGSAFGTAVFGTIYANTLGPNLKDGIAAAARAGGDPAALVKASQSPEGLHSLPGAQTAALAQAYADTLHTVFLWTVPVAVLGFVVALFLKEVKLRDTVRAGSTDMGEGFASPSTGDSARLLEFSVAKVLRRVDPDTARRIIAESDTRLDMAGAWAVMQVELFTRMVGHAGLRLIAARHRLPPEVLVPVFDRMIEEGYLTGDGHLFAHTEAGSREAATITNAWAAWLNDQLGHDGERPDDARLRAAVDVIAKRLLAEDLTQELSPAAPAGAPV comes from the coding sequence CCCTGCTCGATCCGCGCCGCCGGAACATCGTCTTCGCCACGATCGTGCTGGGTATTCTGCTGGCCGCGCTGGACCAGACGATCGTGGGTACCGCGCTGCCCACGATCGTCTCGGACCTCGGGGGCGCCGCCCATATGTCATGGGTGGTCACGGCCTATCTGCTCGCGGAGACGGTGGCGACGGTCCTGGTAGGGAAGTTCGGCGACCTGTTCGGCCGGAAGATCGTCTTCCAGCTGTCCGCGATCATCTTCATCACCGGTTCGTTCCTGTGCGGTCTCGCGACGAACATGACGCTGCTGATCGTGTGGCGCGGTCTCCAGGGCATCGGCGCCGGCGGGCTCATGGTCACGTCGATGGCGCTGATCGCGGACGTCATCCCGCTGCGCGACCGGGGCAAGTACCAGGGTGCGATCGGTGCGGTGTTCGGTGTCTCCACGGTCATCGGGCCGCTGCTGGGCGGGCTCTTCACGGACCATCTGACCTGGCGCTGGGCGTTCTACGTCAATGTGCCGATCGCGATCGTGGTGGTCATCGCCGCAGCCCGCACCATCCCGTCCGTGAAGGCCGCCGGGCGTCCGGTCATCGACTACCTGGGCATCGCCATGGTCACGGTCGGGGCGAGCTCGCTGATCCTGGCGACGAGCTGGGGCGGCAACCAGTACGCCTGGGGCTCCCCCGTCATCATCGGGCTGTTCGCGCTCGGAGTGGTCGCGCTCGCGCTCTTCTGCCTCGTGGAGTTCCGGGCGAAGGAACCGATGCTGCCGATGCGGCTGTTCGCGAACCCGGTCTTCACGGTCTGCTCGATCCTCAGCTTCATCGTGGGGTTCGCGATGCTCGGCGCGATGATCTTCCTGCCGACGTATCTGCAGTACGTGGACGGGGACTCCGCGACCCTCTCGGGCGTCCGGACGCTGCCGATGGTCATCGGGCTGCTGGTCGCCTCGATCTTCAGCGGCAACGTGGTCAGCAAGACCGGCCGCTACCGGATCTTCCCGATCATCGGTTCGCTGGTCATGGCGGTCGGCCTGTTCCTGCTCTCCCGGATGGGCCCGGACAGCGGGGTGTGGCTGGAGTCGCTGTACATGCTGGTGCTCGGTCTCGGCATCGGCCTGTCCATGCAGGTACTGACGATCGCGGTGCAGAACACCGTCGACTACTCGGACCTGGGCACGGCGACCTCCGGCGTGACCTTCTTCCGTACGCTCGGCAGCGCCTTCGGCACCGCGGTGTTCGGGACCATCTACGCCAACACGCTGGGCCCCAACCTCAAGGACGGGATCGCCGCCGCGGCGCGGGCGGGCGGCGATCCGGCGGCGCTGGTGAAGGCCTCGCAGAGCCCGGAGGGCCTCCACTCACTGCCCGGCGCGCAGACGGCGGCGCTGGCCCAGGCGTACGCCGACACCCTGCACACGGTGTTCCTGTGGACGGTGCCGGTCGCGGTGCTCGGATTCGTCGTGGCGCTCTTCCTGAAGGAGGTGAAGCTGCGCGACACGGTGCGGGCCGGCTCGACCGACATGGGCGAGGGCTTCGCCTCCCCGAGCACCGGGGACTCGGCACGGCTGCTCGAATTCTCGGTGGCCAAGGTCCTGCGCCGGGTCGACCCGGACACGGCCCGGCGGATCATCGCGGAGTCGGACACCCGGCTCGACATGGCGGGGGCCTGGGCGGTGATGCAGGTCGAGCTGTTCACCCGGATGGTCGGCCACGCCGGGCTCCGGCTGATCGCGGCCCGGCACCGGCTTCCGCCGGAGGTACTGGTGCCCGTCTTCGACCGGATGATCGAGGAGGGCTACCTCACCGGGGACGGCCACCTCTTCGCCCACACGGAGGCGGGGAGCAGGGAGGCCGCGACCATCACGAACGCCTGGGCGGCCTGGCTCAACGACCAGCTGGGCCACGACGGCGAACGCCCGGACGACGCCCGCCTGCGCGCCGCGGTCGACGTCATCGCCAAGCGGCTGCTGGCGGAGGACCTCACCCAGGAACTGTCCCCGGCGGCCCCGGCCGGCGCGCCGGTCTGA